The nucleotide window ataaaatgtatttttaactaaaaacaataaaataacaaaataacattaaccaaatataaaataaatgtatttttaacttttttttcaaaaaaaagaagaagttaaaaggacattttattttatatttgccTTTGGATTTAATGATTAGAGTTTGAAGTTTACTATTTAGTGGATGGCTTACGATAATGGTTTAGAGTTTGAAATAATTTagtcatttttttaattagtgcTAATTTagtcataatataattattttttgttatctaAGTCATTTgccattttttataaattaaatacagaGACCATATGCTACATAATGTGAACTAACTATGTGTAATTTGTAGGAAGATGGATGGGTTGTATGCAGAGTgttcaagaagaagaatcatTTCAGAGGATTTCACCAAGAACAAGATCAAGATCATCATCATGATCACCAATACATAAGCACCAACAATGATGATCATCAGCAGCAGCATCACAATGAGTCCAATCCAAACAATCATTCTTCTTTGATCTCACATTCTCTGGATCATCATCAGAATCATCATCACATGGGAAGACAGATCCACATGCCGTTACATGAGTTTGCAAACACTTTAAGCCATGGGTCAATGCATCTCCCTCAGCTCTTTAGCCCTGACTCGGCCCAACCGTTTGTGTCGTCAATCAACACAACAGACATTGAATGCTCACAGAATCTACTGAGGCTGACTTCTAACAACAACTATGGTGGAGACTGGTCGTTTCTTGACAAGCTTCTTACTACAACCAACATGAATCACCAACAGCAACAGCAAGTGCAGAACCATCAAGCAAAATGTTTTGGTGATTCGAGTAACAACGACCAGGCTGTTACTCATgacaatggtggttcttcttcatctccaaATAATCAAAGGTTCCCGTTTCACTATCTGGGAAACAATGCTAATCTTCTCAAGTTCCCAAAGTAAACTAATCAAGTTTGATCAGTctcatgttttaaattttactcTCTTCTTTAAGCTGTGGAAGTACCTGCTGtttttgaaatatgtttttgttttttctataATTATGTCTTTCATTATTGATCTCCTGTTCTGTCTCTCCGAGGATTAGTACCGCGTCATCAGACTCATCACAAAAGTACATGTTCAATACTTTTTTGCACCATCACAAAAATAGTTTCCACTATACATGTTCAATACCTTTTTCTTTACGTTTTCAAAAATAGTCtgagaaaatgtaaaataagaaaatatttgttattattattttgtgtgttttaaatcATCTTGACGGCATGCGTTGAAAAAAtgtgtttaattttttctttttctttttgacggTGTGTTTTGCTGGTCCAAACACAAAAGAAATCAAATCGTTTAGGAGCGGTGGCCGACCAAATTACTTTActtgtattatattataaagtaaCAACGGAAGTTAACTTGCGATTGCATGCATACATGTACTTGTATGTTACCCTTACCAGTCCATTCAACTATAATTTTCCATTAATATTCAAAAAAGTAagacatatatttataattttctcaaaaaatgcaATAAGAATCGAGTTCAGATGcaagatatatatacatacaccctgtacatacatatatatttgttttgattgtcaaccaaacttttttttgtcacatttttttgtcaaccaaacCTATATTTATTTTCTCATGAGACTTCTTCCAGGTTCTAAAAGAAACATTTTTAGCATTCAAAACAAAATACACGGTGAACCGACcagagtttgttatatatatgatggGCCCAATCATTGCCGCCCCACATTGGCATAAGGCgcttttgagttttgaagttGAAGTGTCCACCACAAAGCCTCTAATAAAATAACCATTTAAGAGTTACCTTTTCTGTTAATATATATTGTAGTATGAAGTGTTTTGGAATGTTAATATTATGGAATCAACAAAACGTTATTACTTTATAATTACTTTGGAATGAGATG belongs to Brassica rapa cultivar Chiifu-401-42 chromosome A07, CAAS_Brap_v3.01, whole genome shotgun sequence and includes:
- the LOC103830475 gene encoding protein SOMBRERO: MEIGSSSTVAGGGQLSVPPGFRFHPTEEELLYYYLKKKVSYEPTDLDVIREVDLNKLEPWELKEKCRIGSGPQNEWYFFSHKDKKYPTGIRTNRATAAGFWKATGRDKSIHLNSSKKIGLRKTLVFYTGRVPHGHKTEWIMHEYRLDDNENEIQEDGWVVCRVFKKKNHFRGFHQEQDQDHHHDHQYISTNNDDHQQQHHNESNPNNHSSLISHSLDHHQNHHHMGRQIHMPLHEFANTLSHGSMHLPQLFSPDSAQPFVSSINTTDIECSQNLLRLTSNNNYGGDWSFLDKLLTTTNMNHQQQQQVQNHQAKCFGDSSNNDQAVTHDNGGSSSSPNNQRFPFHYLGNNANLLKFPK